In Candidatus Cybelea sp., one genomic interval encodes:
- a CDS encoding tetratricopeptide repeat protein, whose amino-acid sequence MLRIASGLCLAAFLVFSSNGVALAQASDDLTRAKQLYDDGKYKESVALLTTYLSAHPADASALAARGDDYQALGNEQAAINDYSGALAVNGQYAYAWASRCDSYRAIDQTARALSDCNKAIELDPKMSYAYRVRALVQLSAANPQAALPDANRAVELTPNSPFALSIRCHTYVALQKYTQASNDCNAALAIDPSSDIAYFYRGEAELNLAEWDKAIADLEKSRQLNSEETNADYWLALAFMGKGSYPEALTSIDAYIQSDADDGDGYLTRATIEAKLGNSSEARLSASNALKHYMIDNDQSGAAKAQALLTGLNGPTPSPQPPHI is encoded by the coding sequence ATGCTGCGCATCGCGTCCGGCCTTTGTTTGGCCGCTTTCCTCGTTTTTAGCTCGAACGGCGTGGCGCTCGCGCAGGCAAGCGACGACCTGACGCGCGCCAAGCAGCTCTACGACGACGGGAAATACAAAGAGTCGGTCGCGCTGCTCACTACCTACTTGAGCGCGCACCCGGCGGACGCGTCGGCGCTCGCCGCGCGCGGTGACGACTATCAAGCGCTGGGAAACGAACAGGCGGCGATCAACGACTACAGCGGGGCACTCGCGGTCAACGGGCAATATGCGTATGCCTGGGCGTCGCGCTGCGATTCGTATCGGGCGATCGACCAAACGGCGCGCGCGTTGAGCGACTGCAACAAGGCGATCGAGCTGGATCCGAAGATGTCGTACGCCTATCGCGTGCGCGCGCTGGTGCAGCTTTCCGCCGCTAATCCGCAAGCGGCGCTGCCCGACGCAAATCGCGCCGTCGAGCTGACGCCCAACAGCCCGTTCGCGCTGAGCATCCGCTGCCACACGTACGTCGCGCTGCAAAAATACACCCAAGCGAGCAACGACTGCAACGCCGCCTTGGCAATCGATCCGAGCAGCGACATCGCCTACTTCTACCGCGGCGAGGCCGAGCTCAACCTGGCGGAGTGGGACAAAGCAATTGCGGACTTAGAGAAATCGCGCCAGCTCAATTCCGAAGAGACGAACGCCGATTATTGGCTCGCGCTGGCTTTTATGGGGAAAGGTTCCTACCCTGAGGCGCTCACCTCGATCGATGCCTACATCCAGTCGGACGCCGACGACGGCGACGGCTATTTGACCAGGGCGACGATCGAAGCCAAGCTGGGAAACTCATCCGAAGCGCGGCTCTCGGCGAGCAACGCGCTCAAACACTACATGATCGACAACGATCAAAGCGGTGCCGCGAAAGCACAGGCGCTCCTCACCGGGCTCAACGGCCCAACCCCTTCACCGCAGCCGCCGCACATCTAG
- a CDS encoding 6-phosphofructokinase: MAETLAILVGGGPAPGINGVIASAAMEAFKCGLRPVGIYDGYRDLAAGAPPKTVELNFDRVSRIHTSGGSILRTSRTNPARDEATLQRCVSSLAALGARYLVCIGGDDTTYGAAKIAERMHGRIGVATVPKTIDNDLPLPDNAPTFGFETARSVGAGILESLMEDARTTARWYIVICMGRKSGSLALGMCKASGSTVAVLPEEFAERATLASVVDVIVGSIVKRRSFGREHGIAVVAEGIAEHVWDDLRDAVEHLGRDSFGNIRLADVPLGIVLRDAVRDRLTEIGVDSLPHTKDIGYELRCAKPVAFDVDYTRTLGFGAVRYLLDGGSGALIALSGGHVTPLDLRDLLDPETGRIRTRQVDLTTEAYRVARDYMVYLDPSDLSDDRKLATLAAQTNLSAEAFRAQFEYVARP; encoded by the coding sequence ATGGCTGAAACGTTGGCAATTCTCGTCGGCGGCGGACCCGCGCCGGGCATCAACGGCGTCATCGCTTCGGCCGCGATGGAAGCGTTCAAATGCGGCCTGCGCCCCGTCGGCATCTACGACGGCTATCGCGATCTCGCCGCAGGCGCGCCCCCGAAGACGGTCGAGCTCAACTTCGATCGCGTCTCGCGCATTCACACCAGCGGCGGATCGATCTTACGCACGTCGCGCACCAATCCGGCACGAGACGAGGCGACGCTGCAGCGCTGCGTCAGCTCGCTCGCGGCGTTGGGCGCGCGCTATCTCGTCTGCATCGGCGGCGACGATACGACGTACGGTGCCGCCAAGATTGCCGAGCGCATGCACGGCCGAATCGGCGTCGCAACGGTACCGAAGACGATCGACAACGACTTGCCGCTTCCCGACAATGCACCGACCTTTGGATTCGAAACCGCGCGTTCGGTCGGCGCGGGAATTCTCGAAAGCCTGATGGAGGACGCGCGCACGACCGCGCGCTGGTACATCGTCATCTGCATGGGGCGCAAGTCCGGCTCCCTGGCACTGGGCATGTGCAAAGCCTCCGGCTCGACCGTCGCGGTTTTGCCCGAGGAGTTCGCGGAACGCGCCACCCTGGCATCGGTCGTCGACGTCATCGTCGGCTCGATCGTCAAGCGGCGCTCCTTTGGGCGCGAGCACGGCATCGCCGTCGTCGCCGAAGGAATCGCGGAGCACGTTTGGGACGACCTTCGCGACGCGGTCGAGCATCTCGGGCGCGACTCCTTCGGCAACATTCGGCTCGCCGACGTTCCACTGGGCATCGTCCTGCGCGATGCCGTGCGGGACCGCCTCACCGAGATCGGCGTCGACTCCCTGCCGCATACCAAAGACATCGGCTACGAGCTGCGCTGCGCCAAGCCCGTCGCGTTCGACGTCGACTACACGCGAACGCTGGGTTTCGGCGCGGTGCGCTACCTGCTCGACGGCGGCAGCGGCGCGCTGATCGCCCTCTCGGGCGGACACGTGACGCCGCTCGACCTGAGGGATCTCCTCGATCCCGAAACCGGGCGCATCCGTACCCGTCAGGTCGACCTGACGACCGAAGCCTATCGCGTCGCTCGCGACTACATGGTCTACCTCGACCCCTCGGATCTCTCCGACGATCGGAAGCTCGCGACGCTCGCCGCGCAGACGAACCTGAGCGCCGAAGCCTTCCGCGCGCAGTTCGAGTACGTCGCTCGCCCGTAG
- the pckA gene encoding phosphoenolpyruvate carboxykinase (ATP), whose product MPDADAGDVGYRIQRTGRKEPEVERENGKGGQEKHPAHASCIGLNGSTACRLVHAAWESTIREAVLAGYTGGVTILSLPEKLKVVKLWENLSAPALIEHAIARGEGVLGPSGQLIVDTRPHTGRSPKDKFFVREPSSEAHIDWSEANQAIAPEQFDALWDRVAAYLSEREVYSLDCYAGADERYRVPIRVYTELAWHNLFARHLFITPERPVADFVPEFTVVDAALFQADPQRDGTRSGTFILVNFARRMILIGGTRYAGEIKKSVFTVMNYLLPLRETLPMHCSANQGRQGDVAILFGLSGTGKTTLSSDSRRPLIGDDEHGWSADGVFNFEGGCYAKVIRLSPTAEPEIWAATNRFSTVIENVVYDEQTRQLDVDSDAKTENTRSAYPLEFILNIVPSSQAGHPRTIIMLTADAFGVLPPISKLTPEQAMYHFLSGYTAKVAGTERGISEPQATFSTCFGAPFMVHHPTVYARLLGRKIDEHKVTCWLVNTGWTGGPYGVGHRMSIAHTRAMVNAAIEGRIPDSYETEPFFGLAVPTAVPEVPTEVLNPRNAWADKDAYDAQARKLSQLFFDNFKRFEGHVSDAVNAVAIKPLARS is encoded by the coding sequence ATGCCCGACGCGGACGCCGGTGACGTCGGTTATCGCATCCAGCGGACCGGTCGCAAAGAACCCGAAGTGGAAAGGGAGAACGGCAAGGGTGGGCAGGAGAAGCATCCAGCGCATGCTTCCTGCATTGGACTCAATGGAAGTACCGCCTGCAGGCTCGTTCATGCAGCGTGGGAAAGCACTATTAGAGAAGCCGTTTTAGCAGGATATACAGGAGGAGTCACCATTCTTTCGCTTCCCGAAAAACTCAAGGTCGTTAAACTGTGGGAGAACCTCTCCGCACCGGCGCTGATCGAGCACGCGATCGCGCGAGGCGAAGGCGTGCTCGGCCCGAGCGGACAGCTGATCGTCGACACGCGTCCGCACACCGGCCGCTCTCCCAAAGACAAATTCTTCGTTCGCGAACCCTCGAGCGAAGCGCACATCGATTGGAGCGAAGCGAATCAAGCGATCGCCCCGGAGCAATTCGACGCGTTGTGGGACCGTGTCGCCGCCTATCTCTCGGAGCGTGAAGTCTATTCGCTCGATTGTTACGCCGGCGCCGACGAACGCTATCGAGTTCCGATCCGGGTCTATACGGAGCTTGCCTGGCATAATCTGTTCGCGCGCCATCTCTTCATCACGCCGGAACGCCCGGTCGCCGATTTTGTTCCGGAGTTCACGGTCGTCGATGCGGCGCTTTTCCAAGCCGATCCGCAGCGTGACGGAACTCGTTCGGGAACCTTCATTCTCGTAAACTTTGCACGGCGCATGATCCTCATCGGCGGAACGCGTTACGCCGGCGAAATCAAGAAGTCGGTATTTACGGTCATGAACTACCTGCTGCCGCTGCGCGAGACGCTGCCGATGCACTGCTCGGCTAATCAAGGCCGGCAGGGCGACGTTGCGATTCTTTTCGGCCTCTCGGGCACCGGAAAGACGACGCTCTCGTCCGATTCTCGCCGGCCGCTGATCGGCGACGACGAGCACGGTTGGTCTGCCGACGGCGTCTTCAACTTCGAAGGCGGCTGCTACGCGAAGGTGATTCGTCTCTCCCCGACGGCCGAGCCCGAGATTTGGGCGGCCACCAATCGCTTCTCCACCGTTATCGAGAACGTCGTGTACGACGAGCAGACGCGTCAACTCGACGTCGACTCGGATGCGAAAACGGAGAACACGCGCTCGGCCTATCCGCTCGAATTCATTCTCAATATCGTCCCGTCGAGCCAGGCGGGACACCCAAGAACGATCATCATGCTCACGGCCGACGCATTCGGCGTTCTGCCGCCGATCTCGAAGCTGACGCCCGAACAGGCGATGTACCACTTCCTTTCGGGCTACACCGCGAAGGTTGCCGGTACGGAGCGTGGGATCAGCGAGCCGCAGGCAACGTTCTCGACCTGCTTCGGCGCACCGTTCATGGTCCACCATCCGACGGTGTACGCGCGTCTGCTCGGGCGAAAGATCGACGAGCACAAGGTGACGTGCTGGCTGGTGAACACGGGCTGGACCGGCGGTCCGTACGGAGTCGGCCACCGTATGTCGATCGCGCACACCCGCGCGATGGTCAACGCCGCGATCGAGGGCCGGATTCCCGATTCGTACGAAACCGAGCCGTTCTTTGGCTTAGCGGTTCCGACCGCCGTTCCGGAGGTCCCGACGGAGGTTTTGAATCCGCGTAACGCCTGGGCCGACAAGGACGCTTACGACGCGCAGGCGCGCAAGCTATCGCAGCTCTTCTTCGACAATTTCAAGCGTTTCGAAGGGCACGTCTCGGACGCGGTCAATGCGGTTGCGATTAAACCGCTTGCCCGGTCCTAA
- a CDS encoding P1 family peptidase — protein MLLLPTLAVLPFHFGFFATGPLDAITDVTGVRVGHVTKVEGSDARTGATAVLPNPDPWDHKVSAAFFAFNGNGEMTGTHWIDESGYLEEPIVLTDTLDVGRAADGVVSWVIQHHPAVGRGDDVPLPVVAECDDGLLNDIQARAVTPSDVVGLLNSAAPGQFARGSVGAGTGMNAFGFRAGIGSASRVLPAGEGGYRVGVLVNDNTGSRRRQLNIVGVPVGERLESEYRPIYPKRTALHGRLAEGSIVIVIATDAPLNGRQLRALTLRAAMGMARTGLTSSTGSGDLIIGFSTSHVFERVANYTVEAPKQPILEDDDALDALYTATAEATQAAIYDALFEAKTMTGRNGATVYALPAQRVLEMLQTARAI, from the coding sequence ATGCTTCTCCTGCCCACCCTTGCCGTTCTCCCTTTCCACTTCGGGTTCTTTGCGACCGGTCCGCTGGATGCGATAACCGACGTCACCGGCGTCCGCGTCGGGCATGTGACCAAAGTCGAAGGAAGTGACGCTCGTACCGGTGCGACGGCCGTTCTTCCCAACCCGGACCCCTGGGACCACAAGGTGTCGGCTGCATTCTTCGCTTTCAACGGCAACGGCGAGATGACGGGCACACACTGGATCGACGAGTCCGGCTATCTCGAAGAGCCGATCGTGTTGACCGACACGCTGGACGTTGGACGCGCGGCCGACGGCGTCGTCAGCTGGGTTATCCAGCACCACCCGGCGGTCGGTCGCGGCGACGACGTTCCCCTGCCGGTGGTCGCGGAATGCGATGACGGGCTACTGAACGACATTCAGGCGCGAGCGGTCACGCCGAGCGACGTGGTCGGCTTGCTCAACTCCGCCGCGCCGGGCCAGTTCGCACGAGGCAGCGTCGGCGCCGGTACCGGAATGAACGCGTTCGGCTTCCGCGCGGGAATCGGCTCCGCGTCGCGCGTGTTGCCGGCCGGCGAAGGCGGCTATCGCGTCGGCGTGCTGGTCAATGACAACACCGGAAGCCGCCGGCGTCAGCTCAACATCGTCGGCGTACCCGTCGGCGAGCGTCTCGAAAGCGAGTATCGTCCGATCTATCCCAAGCGAACCGCGCTGCACGGGCGACTTGCCGAAGGAAGCATCGTGATCGTTATTGCGACCGACGCTCCGCTGAACGGCCGCCAGCTGCGTGCGTTGACGCTGCGCGCGGCGATGGGAATGGCGAGGACGGGATTGACGTCCTCAACGGGCAGCGGCGATCTGATTATCGGGTTCTCGACATCGCACGTCTTCGAGCGGGTTGCAAACTATACCGTCGAGGCGCCGAAACAGCCGATTCTCGAGGACGACGACGCGCTCGATGCGCTCTATACGGCGACCGCAGAAGCGACCCAGGCCGCGATCTACGACGCGCTCTTCGAAGCCAAGACGATGACGGGACGTAACGGTGCGACCGTCTACGCGCTCCCAGCCCAGCGAGTGCTGGAGATGCTGCAGACGGCGCGCGCGATATGA
- a CDS encoding VOC family protein: MKIELGVVGHFGLAVRDPKASARWWRRLFDLETIFEGDDYVGLSNEHVTIVLHAGVPHPATLGHMSFHLPSMARLRGALELLKQHHIDVEDPGDEIGPETPGSPHMGLWFHDPDGYRWELSVQYGGALAGQR, from the coding sequence ATGAAAATAGAGCTTGGCGTGGTCGGACACTTCGGACTCGCCGTGCGCGATCCGAAAGCGAGCGCGCGGTGGTGGCGGCGACTCTTCGATCTCGAGACGATCTTCGAAGGCGACGACTACGTGGGCCTATCGAACGAACACGTCACGATCGTCCTGCACGCGGGCGTGCCGCATCCGGCGACGCTCGGCCATATGTCGTTCCATCTGCCGAGCATGGCGCGTTTGCGCGGGGCGCTCGAGCTTCTCAAACAGCATCACATCGACGTCGAAGACCCCGGCGACGAGATCGGGCCGGAGACGCCCGGCTCGCCGCACATGGGGTTGTGGTTTCACGATCCCGACGGCTATCGTTGGGAGCTTTCCGTTCAGTACGGCGGAGCGCTAGCCGGTCAGCGTTAG
- a CDS encoding aldehyde dehydrogenase family protein, whose protein sequence is MDGQRRPGRGITGRLDRDLLELRGGARRSTSLPIARKIELLTACRASTAAAAPRWADLAAEAKGTAGTSLAGEEAITGPWAVLNALSAFIATLRRIEARERSNLKSRPVGRGGSQIAVEVYPAGLRERLLQPGLRAEVWMRPGVTAENLGESVAGWYRQRRAAPAVVAVLGAGNISSIGLLDVLYKLVAEGAVCVLKVHPLLGYLASIFEGALAPLVDDGYLRFAYGDAAVGRYLCTHPLVDAIHVTGSEATYCDIAAENAAGKPITSELGNVSPVIVLPGRWSERALRFHAEQLASAKLHNNGFNCIALQVLVLCARWRQREAFIGELRRTFAAAPDRIAYYPASRERCAALAAGRPGAVTFGGAGDERSARAILPADPNDMREPLFSREAFGPLLAVVSLDAGDAESYLRAAVDFCNQRLRGDLAATLIVDPQTQRKSRRAIDEALASLQYGCLGVNIWSGVGFLLPAVPWGAYRGQTGTASPSGQGVVHNSLLLSNTQKAVLRAPFLPAIRALRPPWFIAHRNQAASERRSVRSKSSRRRCGSPRSPG, encoded by the coding sequence GTGGATGGTCAGCGTAGACCAGGCCGAGGGATAACCGGCCGGCTCGACCGCGATCTGCTCGAACTCCGCGGGGGAGCGAGGCGCTCGACGTCGCTCCCGATCGCCCGCAAGATCGAGCTGCTGACCGCGTGCCGAGCGTCGACCGCCGCGGCTGCGCCGCGCTGGGCGGATCTCGCTGCCGAGGCAAAGGGTACGGCGGGCACCTCCCTCGCCGGGGAGGAGGCCATCACTGGTCCCTGGGCGGTGCTCAACGCGCTGAGCGCCTTCATCGCCACCCTTCGCCGAATCGAAGCGCGAGAACGGTCGAACCTCAAGTCACGACCGGTCGGGCGGGGAGGGTCCCAGATCGCCGTCGAGGTCTATCCGGCGGGGCTGCGTGAGCGGCTGCTTCAGCCCGGCCTGCGCGCCGAAGTCTGGATGCGGCCGGGCGTCACCGCGGAGAATCTTGGCGAAAGCGTCGCCGGCTGGTACCGGCAACGCCGTGCGGCGCCGGCGGTCGTAGCGGTCCTCGGCGCGGGAAATATCAGTTCGATTGGGCTGCTCGACGTGCTGTATAAGCTGGTCGCCGAGGGCGCGGTCTGCGTGCTGAAGGTGCACCCGTTGCTCGGCTACCTCGCTTCGATCTTCGAGGGCGCGCTCGCACCCCTCGTCGACGACGGGTACCTTCGTTTCGCGTACGGCGACGCCGCCGTCGGGCGCTACCTCTGCACGCATCCGCTGGTGGACGCGATCCACGTTACCGGTAGCGAGGCGACCTATTGCGACATCGCGGCTGAAAACGCCGCCGGCAAGCCGATCACGAGCGAGCTTGGCAACGTCAGCCCGGTAATCGTTCTCCCCGGACGGTGGAGCGAGCGCGCGCTGCGTTTCCACGCCGAACAGCTCGCCTCAGCGAAGCTGCACAACAACGGCTTCAACTGCATCGCGCTGCAGGTGCTCGTGCTCTGCGCGCGTTGGCGCCAGCGAGAAGCATTCATCGGCGAGCTGCGCCGCACGTTCGCGGCCGCGCCCGACCGGATTGCCTACTATCCCGCCTCGCGCGAGCGTTGCGCTGCACTCGCCGCCGGGCGCCCGGGAGCCGTGACGTTCGGCGGCGCCGGAGACGAACGGAGCGCACGCGCGATCCTCCCCGCCGATCCGAACGACATGCGAGAGCCGCTCTTTTCGCGCGAAGCGTTCGGGCCGCTCCTCGCCGTCGTCTCGCTCGACGCCGGCGACGCCGAGAGTTACCTTCGCGCCGCGGTAGACTTCTGCAACCAGCGGCTGCGCGGGGATCTGGCCGCCACCCTGATCGTCGATCCGCAAACGCAGCGAAAGAGTCGCCGGGCGATCGACGAGGCACTGGCGTCACTGCAGTATGGGTGCCTCGGAGTCAACATCTGGAGCGGCGTCGGCTTTCTGCTGCCCGCCGTTCCGTGGGGCGCCTACCGCGGCCAAACCGGCACGGCGAGCCCGAGCGGCCAAGGCGTCGTCCATAACTCGCTGCTGCTCTCCAATACCCAAAAGGCCGTCCTGCGCGCGCCTTTCCTTCCGGCGATTCGCGCGCTACGGCCGCCCTGGTTTATCGCCCATCGCAACCAGGCGGCATCGGAGCGGCGCTCTGTGCGCTCGAAGTCAAGCCGTCGCCGTTGCGGCTCGCCACGATCGCCTGGCTAA
- a CDS encoding VOC family protein, with the protein MQLEPYLFFHGRCEEALNFYKECLRGEISGLNRFAGSPMESQVDASYKDKVMHAKFQADGVRFMASDGRPGPGPDGEDDVALCLSTTDDAEGERVFNALAEAGKVDMPLEQAFWGGKFGALTDRFGVQWMVSVDQAEG; encoded by the coding sequence ATGCAGCTCGAACCCTATCTCTTTTTTCATGGCCGTTGCGAGGAGGCGCTGAACTTCTACAAAGAGTGCCTGCGCGGCGAAATTTCCGGCCTCAATCGTTTCGCGGGATCGCCGATGGAATCGCAAGTCGACGCGAGTTACAAAGACAAAGTCATGCACGCGAAGTTCCAGGCCGACGGCGTGAGGTTCATGGCCTCGGACGGCCGGCCCGGACCCGGACCCGACGGCGAGGACGACGTCGCTCTCTGCCTCTCGACCACCGACGACGCCGAGGGCGAACGCGTCTTTAACGCGCTGGCGGAGGCGGGCAAGGTCGACATGCCCTTGGAGCAAGCGTTTTGGGGCGGGAAGTTCGGAGCGCTTACCGACCGGTTCGGCGTGCAGTGGATGGTCAGCGTAGACCAGGCCGAGGGATAA